From one Streptomyces sp. N50 genomic stretch:
- a CDS encoding ABC transporter permease, with protein sequence MRRYAIKRLAQAVGVLWAAYTVSFLILDFLPGDPVTAMAGAGMDSGQVDPAQLAALRHEYGFDKPILVQYADYLGKAVRGDFGDAVSTGRPVTSTLADALPQTLQLTGAALLLAVVLGGGLAVLATYTSLRWLRQLLLSLPPLGVSVPTFWIGLLLVEMFSFRLHWFPAFGNDGLRGLVLPAVTLAIPTGAQVAQVLAKSLLTALDQAYVETARAKGAGRWRVHLRHTLRNASLPALTVVGLLVGQLIAGSVVVETVFSRDGLGRVTAAAVTAQDIPLVQGVVVFGALIFVVTNLVVDLVYPLLDPRIVVASGRKAGLA encoded by the coding sequence GTGCGCCGCTACGCGATCAAACGGCTCGCCCAGGCCGTCGGGGTGCTGTGGGCGGCCTACACGGTGTCCTTCCTGATCCTCGACTTCCTGCCCGGCGATCCGGTCACGGCGATGGCCGGTGCCGGAATGGACTCCGGGCAGGTCGATCCGGCCCAACTCGCCGCACTGCGCCACGAGTACGGCTTCGACAAGCCGATCCTGGTGCAGTACGCGGACTATCTCGGCAAGGCGGTCCGCGGGGACTTCGGCGACGCGGTCTCCACCGGCCGGCCGGTGACCTCGACGCTGGCCGACGCGCTGCCCCAGACACTCCAGCTGACCGGTGCCGCGCTGCTGCTCGCGGTGGTCCTCGGCGGCGGTCTGGCGGTGCTGGCGACCTACACCTCACTGCGCTGGCTGCGCCAACTGCTGCTGTCGTTGCCGCCGTTGGGAGTCTCGGTACCGACGTTCTGGATCGGTCTGCTGCTCGTCGAGATGTTCTCCTTCCGGCTGCACTGGTTTCCCGCGTTCGGCAACGACGGGCTGCGGGGGCTGGTGCTGCCGGCCGTGACCCTGGCGATTCCGACCGGCGCGCAGGTCGCGCAGGTACTGGCCAAGAGTCTGCTCACGGCACTGGACCAGGCCTATGTGGAGACCGCCCGCGCCAAGGGCGCCGGCCGATGGCGGGTGCATCTGCGGCACACGCTGCGCAACGCGTCGCTGCCCGCGCTCACGGTCGTAGGGCTGCTGGTGGGGCAGTTGATCGCCGGTTCGGTGGTCGTCGAGACGGTGTTCTCGCGTGACGGCCTCGGCCGGGTGACGGCCGCCGCGGTCACCGCCCAGGACATCCCGCTGGTCCAGGGGGTGGTGGTGTTCGGAGCGCTGATCTTCGTGGTGACGAACCTGGTCGTCGACCTCGTGTATCCGCTGCTGGACCCGCGGATCGTCGTGGCATCGGGCCGGAAGGCGGGACTCGCATGA
- a CDS encoding putative leader peptide yields the protein MRHSSDPSVSIASLTAATVFSRLSRRRHIDLQRFTSCLCRA from the coding sequence GTGCGGCACAGCAGTGACCCGAGTGTCTCCATCGCCTCCCTGACCGCCGCGACCGTCTTCTCCCGGCTCTCCCGCCGCCGCCACATCGACCTGCAGCGCTTCACCAGCTGTCTGTGTCGCGCCTGA
- a CDS encoding ABC transporter ATP-binding protein, translating to MVPAAMTDPVTNNPGTGEDLTTTPSTEPNGQGPLEIRGLSVSYRTRGTTVRAVRDVDLDVRPGEVTAVVGESGSGKSTTAHAITRLLAPNATIDSGTIRFGRHDLTELSEAELRTVRGAQIGLVPQDPSVSLNPVKRVGEQVAEVLRIHGLATRRSAPSESIGILDRAGLPDAATRARQYPHELSGGMRQRALIAIAIAANPKLIIADEPTSALDVTVQRVILDHLQGLTEELGTAILLVTHDLGVAADRSQRLVVMSQGRVVEAGPTREVLADPQHEYTQRLLASAPSLATARASFPATAPAATGGTPLVEVRNAVKEFRLPRADGQSRTLRAVDDVSFTLHRGRTLALVGESGSGKSTTARLVLRLTDATDGHILFDGADVTTARGARARQLRRRAQLVYQNPYASLDPRFSIGEVITEPLRAFKVGDRASRLERARDLLDRVALPASTLERRPAELSGGQRQRVAIARALALSPDLVVCDEPVSALDVSVQAQVLGLLAELQADTGVAYLFISHDLAVVRQIAHEVAVMRAGRIVEVGAPEDLFTHPGHEYTRELLAAIPGRRDDHDLRTRTA from the coding sequence ATGGTCCCGGCAGCGATGACCGACCCTGTCACGAACAACCCTGGAACGGGTGAGGACTTGACGACAACACCGAGCACCGAACCGAACGGGCAGGGACCGCTCGAGATACGCGGCCTGTCGGTGTCGTACCGCACCCGCGGTACCACCGTGCGGGCGGTGCGGGACGTCGACCTCGACGTGCGGCCGGGTGAAGTGACCGCGGTGGTGGGCGAGTCGGGGTCCGGCAAGAGCACCACCGCGCACGCGATCACCCGCCTCCTGGCGCCGAACGCCACCATCGACAGCGGCACGATCCGCTTCGGCCGGCACGACCTCACGGAACTGTCGGAGGCGGAGCTGCGCACGGTGCGCGGCGCGCAGATCGGCCTGGTCCCCCAGGACCCGTCCGTGTCGCTCAACCCGGTCAAGCGCGTCGGCGAACAGGTCGCCGAGGTCCTGCGCATCCACGGGCTCGCGACCCGCCGCTCCGCGCCGTCGGAGTCAATCGGCATCCTGGACCGGGCGGGGCTGCCCGACGCGGCCACCCGGGCCCGGCAGTACCCGCACGAACTGTCCGGCGGAATGCGGCAGCGCGCGCTGATCGCCATCGCCATCGCGGCGAACCCGAAGCTGATCATCGCGGACGAACCGACCAGCGCGCTCGACGTCACCGTGCAACGCGTCATCCTCGACCATCTCCAGGGCCTCACCGAGGAGTTGGGCACGGCGATCCTGCTGGTGACCCACGACCTCGGAGTCGCCGCCGACCGGTCCCAGCGCCTGGTGGTGATGTCACAGGGGCGGGTCGTGGAGGCCGGTCCGACGCGAGAAGTCCTGGCCGACCCCCAACACGAGTACACACAGCGGCTGTTGGCGAGCGCGCCGAGCCTGGCCACCGCCCGCGCGAGTTTCCCCGCCACCGCACCCGCTGCCACCGGGGGGACTCCACTGGTCGAAGTCCGCAACGCCGTCAAGGAGTTCCGACTCCCCCGCGCGGACGGCCAGTCCCGCACCCTGCGCGCGGTGGACGACGTCAGCTTCACCCTGCACCGCGGCCGAACCCTGGCGCTGGTCGGCGAGTCCGGTTCGGGGAAGTCCACCACGGCCCGGCTGGTGCTCCGCCTGACCGACGCGACCGATGGACACATCCTCTTCGACGGCGCCGACGTCACCACCGCCCGGGGCGCTCGGGCCCGTCAACTCCGCCGCCGGGCCCAGCTCGTCTACCAGAACCCGTACGCGTCCCTCGACCCCCGCTTCTCCATCGGCGAGGTGATCACCGAGCCGCTGCGCGCGTTCAAGGTCGGCGACCGCGCCTCCCGCCTCGAACGAGCCCGCGACCTGCTCGACCGGGTCGCGCTGCCCGCCTCGACGCTGGAGCGCCGTCCGGCGGAGCTGTCGGGCGGACAGCGCCAGCGCGTGGCGATCGCCCGCGCCCTCGCCCTCTCGCCGGACCTGGTGGTCTGCGACGAGCCGGTGTCCGCGCTCGACGTCTCCGTCCAGGCCCAAGTCCTCGGCCTTCTCGCCGAGTTGCAGGCCGACACGGGAGTGGCGTACCTGTTCATCTCGCACGACCTGGCCGTCGTACGGCAGATCGCACACGAGGTGGCGGTCATGCGGGCGGGCCGCATCGTGGAAGTCGGCGCGCCCGAGGACCTCTTCACACACCCCGGGCACGAGTACACCCGCGAGCTGCTCGCGGCGATCCCCGGCCGCCGGGACGACCACGACCTGAGGACGCGGACCGCATGA
- a CDS encoding LLM class flavin-dependent oxidoreductase: MTITSLAFLTPGDFADDDPCTGLEETLQLFEYGERLGYDGAWIRQRHLEHGVGSAAVFLAAGRGTVHQSDGAGRPAVRGPPRRGRRLSVRPCRDRGPSHPQT; the protein is encoded by the coding sequence ATGACCATCACCTCCCTCGCCTTCCTCACCCCGGGCGACTTCGCCGACGACGACCCCTGCACCGGCCTGGAGGAGACACTCCAACTCTTCGAGTACGGCGAGCGGTTGGGCTACGACGGCGCCTGGATCCGGCAACGCCACCTCGAACACGGCGTCGGTTCGGCCGCGGTGTTCCTGGCGGCTGGTCGCGGAACGGTTCACCAATCCGACGGTGCCGGGCGGCCGGCGGTACGAGGACCACCTCGCCGCGGCCGACGCCTCTCCGTTCGCCCATGCCGAGACCGTGGACCATCTCACCCGCAGACGTGA
- a CDS encoding MerR family transcriptional regulator, which translates to MRIGDAAAALGVTTRTLRYYEQRGLVTARRTASGQREYGEEDVRRLHAVRELLDSGLTIGDVRLLIDILDALPDRPDVPRVHTGPYAETCVVPQVAIRRLAELDARIRGLTEIRDRLADGLDLRFGVLVGQLLGLDGSLSDASAGS; encoded by the coding sequence ATGCGCATCGGCGACGCGGCGGCAGCCCTGGGCGTCACCACCCGCACCCTGCGCTACTACGAGCAGCGCGGCCTGGTCACGGCACGGCGTACGGCGTCGGGACAGCGGGAGTACGGTGAGGAGGACGTACGCCGACTCCACGCCGTCCGCGAGCTGTTGGACTCCGGCCTCACCATCGGCGACGTGCGTCTCCTCATCGACATCCTCGACGCGCTGCCCGACCGCCCGGACGTGCCACGGGTCCACACGGGTCCCTACGCGGAGACGTGCGTCGTCCCGCAGGTGGCCATCCGGCGACTGGCCGAACTCGACGCCCGCATCCGGGGGTTGACGGAGATACGCGACCGCCTCGCCGACGGGCTCGACCTGCGGTTCGGCGTCCTGGTCGGCCAACTCCTCGGCCTCGACGGCTCCTTGAGCGATGCCTCTGCCGGATCCTGA
- a CDS encoding MFS transporter, whose product MLPGEDRAARRVLLVCMSAGATTLLDQAVLNIAVPSMRHSLGAGAADVQWIVAGYSLAFGLALVPGGSLGDLHGRKRLFIAGVAVFLLAGVAAATGGGPGTVIGARLVQGAAAGLVNSQVIGTIQDVFHGLDRGRALGLYAVTSGVATALGPPLGGALVAGLGPDAGWRYCLLLSAPFAVVTLILAARWLPPPRRTARDSRLDPLGLALACGCTLTLMVPFIRTPGSGGAALLWAAGVCALAGVFTVQQRARARRGRAPLVHPALRSSKPYMLGTAVAMAQFGSSLAASLVLTVFLQDGLGLSALLTAAIALPSAIAMGVSSALAWRVVRRIGPRTVDAGLILGICAALAGSVAALHLPAAGLPLAFAATQLLSGAGGGLAVSPNQTQVLQHAPAQAAGVGGGILQMAQRIAAAVCLSAVSAVYLHSATGSPRAAYALASCVCAGLLAVALVLSRLRRPATSSRTPTPASPPLRSSRDDHHHDDRSPQER is encoded by the coding sequence ATGCTCCCGGGAGAGGACCGCGCCGCCCGGCGCGTACTGCTGGTGTGCATGTCCGCAGGGGCAACCACCTTGCTGGACCAGGCAGTTCTGAACATCGCCGTCCCCAGCATGCGGCACTCGCTCGGGGCCGGCGCGGCCGACGTGCAGTGGATCGTGGCCGGCTACTCACTGGCCTTCGGACTGGCCCTCGTACCCGGAGGCAGTCTCGGCGATCTGCACGGACGCAAGCGGCTCTTCATCGCCGGCGTGGCCGTCTTCCTCCTGGCGGGGGTGGCGGCCGCGACCGGCGGCGGTCCGGGGACCGTGATCGGCGCGCGGCTGGTGCAGGGCGCCGCGGCGGGGCTCGTCAACTCCCAGGTGATCGGCACCATTCAGGACGTCTTCCACGGACTGGACCGGGGCCGTGCGCTCGGCCTCTACGCGGTGACGTCCGGTGTGGCGACGGCTCTCGGGCCGCCGCTCGGTGGCGCGCTCGTCGCCGGACTCGGTCCCGATGCCGGCTGGCGGTACTGCCTCCTGCTGAGCGCACCGTTCGCCGTGGTGACCCTGATCCTCGCGGCCCGCTGGCTGCCGCCGCCCCGCCGCACCGCCCGCGACTCCCGGCTCGACCCCCTCGGCCTCGCCCTGGCCTGCGGCTGCACCCTGACGCTGATGGTGCCGTTCATCCGCACACCGGGCAGTGGGGGAGCGGCACTCCTGTGGGCGGCCGGTGTGTGCGCCCTGGCCGGCGTCTTCACCGTGCAGCAGCGTGCGCGGGCACGCCGGGGGCGGGCACCGCTGGTCCACCCGGCGCTCAGGTCGTCGAAGCCGTACATGCTGGGTACGGCGGTCGCCATGGCCCAGTTCGGGTCCTCGCTCGCCGCGTCCCTCGTGCTCACCGTCTTCCTCCAGGACGGGCTCGGCCTTTCGGCCCTGCTCACGGCGGCGATCGCGCTCCCCTCGGCGATCGCGATGGGCGTCTCCTCGGCGCTGGCCTGGCGGGTGGTCCGGCGGATCGGGCCGCGCACGGTGGACGCCGGTCTGATCCTGGGCATCTGCGCAGCCCTGGCCGGATCGGTGGCCGCGCTCCATCTCCCGGCCGCGGGGCTGCCGTTGGCGTTCGCCGCCACGCAACTGCTCTCCGGCGCGGGCGGCGGCCTCGCCGTCTCGCCCAACCAGACACAGGTGCTCCAGCACGCCCCGGCGCAGGCCGCCGGAGTCGGCGGCGGCATCCTGCAGATGGCCCAGCGCATCGCGGCGGCCGTCTGCCTCAGCGCCGTCTCGGCGGTCTATCTGCACTCCGCCACCGGCTCCCCGCGGGCCGCCTACGCGCTGGCCTCCTGCGTCTGCGCCGGCCTGCTCGCCGTGGCTCTGGTGCTGTCACGGCTGCGCCGGCCCGCCACCTCATCCCGTACGCCGACCCCCGCATCCCCGCCGTTGAGGAGTTCCCGAGATGACCACCACCACGACGACCGCAGCCCGCAGGAACGGTAA
- a CDS encoding alpha/beta hydrolase domain-containing protein, giving the protein MWPIRRRGRPRRGICDHLRNVVATSALSRAVLDALDAWVSEGVEPPPSAVPTVADGTLVTMEEWSRQFPAVPSALRPYSPDELYAVDRSTVPPVADRSRRYTVLLPAVDADGNETAGVRAPMVSVPLGTYTGSNTRAPGQGHGALHEFSGSTFPFAATKDERLITGDPRPSVAERHGDAAGYVARIRAAAEQLAARRLLLDEDVERAVRAAASWSAPRHDVESP; this is encoded by the coding sequence ATGTGGCCGATCCGACGGCGGGGGCGCCCACGAAGGGGGATCTGCGACCACCTGCGGAACGTGGTCGCCACGTCAGCGCTGTCCCGTGCCGTCCTGGACGCGCTGGACGCCTGGGTGAGCGAGGGCGTGGAACCGCCGCCGAGCGCGGTGCCCACCGTCGCCGACGGCACGCTGGTGACGATGGAGGAGTGGTCGCGGCAGTTCCCGGCGGTGCCGTCGGCGCTACGGCCGTACAGCCCCGACGAGTTGTACGCCGTGGACCGTTCGACCGTCCCGCCGGTCGCCGACCGCTCGCGCCGGTACACGGTGCTGCTCCCGGCCGTCGACGCCGACGGCAACGAGACGGCGGGCGTGCGGGCTCCGATGGTGTCCGTTCCGCTCGGCACCTACACGGGCTCGAACACCCGTGCCCCCGGCCAAGGGCACGGCGCTCTGCACGAGTTCAGCGGTTCCACGTTCCCGTTCGCCGCCACGAAGGACGAGCGCCTGATCACCGGCGATCCGCGCCCGAGCGTGGCGGAACGCCATGGCGACGCGGCCGGCTACGTCGCCCGGATCAGAGCCGCCGCCGAGCAACTCGCGGCGCGTCGGCTGCTGTTGGACGAGGACGTCGAACGCGCGGTGCGCGCGGCCGCAAGCTGGTCGGCTCCCCGTCACGACGTCGAGTCGCCCTGA
- a CDS encoding TauD/TfdA dioxygenase family protein codes for MTTVAPLDILRAGPLFGAEISGVDLSAPVDDATAEELRRAFREYKVLVFRGQHLTPDQQVAAVGIFARPFDHPTAVKHPDNPLVYPYDVRQTGKASTWHIGGLWRDPVFAIESLTYEVVPEVGGHTLWADLQAAYDGLSEPFKVLLESVGALYTGNAENYAQGSRKDAPGEPVEHPVVLTHPTTGRKGLFISSSARRLTGVTPAESKVLLDHLLRHASSPDYTIRFGWRPGDFVLWDNRATWHYAVDDYGDGERVYRKVLGVEPDAGVTERHA; via the coding sequence ATGACCACTGTCGCCCCTCTCGACATCCTCAGGGCGGGCCCGCTCTTCGGCGCCGAGATCTCCGGCGTCGACCTGAGCGCGCCCGTCGACGACGCCACCGCCGAGGAACTGCGCCGGGCCTTCCGTGAGTACAAGGTCCTCGTGTTCCGCGGCCAGCACCTGACGCCCGATCAGCAGGTGGCCGCCGTCGGCATCTTCGCGCGGCCCTTCGACCACCCGACCGCCGTGAAGCACCCGGACAACCCGCTGGTCTACCCGTACGACGTCAGGCAGACCGGCAAGGCCAGCACCTGGCACATCGGCGGGCTCTGGCGCGACCCCGTGTTCGCGATCGAGTCCCTGACCTACGAGGTGGTGCCGGAGGTGGGCGGCCACACCCTGTGGGCGGACCTCCAGGCCGCGTACGACGGCCTGTCCGAACCCTTCAAGGTGCTGCTGGAGTCGGTCGGCGCCCTCTACACCGGCAACGCCGAGAACTACGCGCAGGGCAGCAGGAAGGACGCTCCCGGCGAACCCGTCGAGCACCCGGTCGTCCTCACCCACCCCACCACCGGCCGCAAGGGCCTCTTCATCAGCAGCTCGGCCAGGCGACTCACCGGAGTCACCCCGGCGGAGAGCAAGGTGCTCCTCGACCATCTGCTGCGGCACGCCTCCTCGCCCGACTACACGATCCGCTTCGGCTGGCGGCCCGGCGACTTCGTCCTCTGGGACAACCGGGCGACCTGGCACTACGCCGTCGACGACTACGGCGACGGTGAGCGCGTCTACCGCAAGGTCCTCGGTGTGGAGCCGGACGCCGGCGTCACGGAGCGGCACGCCTGA
- a CDS encoding ABC transporter substrate-binding protein, protein MRAHPDIRPTRWAALTALLTTSVLLTACGSGGSGGSDGGSGPARSGGTLTFAVGSDAGCVDPQQVASNDTIYSVRQVVDSLTDQDPATGKIVPWLAKSWDISADATTFTFHLRSGVTFSDGSKLTAQVVKDNFDAVPKLGALGTLAEGYLSGVKNTTVVDPLTVKVTFQQPNAQFLQATSTHSLGIESSASVRRTPQQKCSQGVVGSGPFVLKQYVQNQSITLAKRTGYAWGSSLWHKSGEAYLDKVVFKVVPEAGVRAGSLQSGQVDAISSVGKANEPALKGGQVTLQRRANPGVVFGLAFNNSRPALKDARVRQAIGFAIDRKQIADTVFPTGTQPATSVLAHTTPDYANLSADLTTDAAKAKSLLDAAGWKTGGDGIRTKGGKKLSLTVDWIPNSATNQPALELIQQQLKAVGVSLTLKQLQVTQLAPTLQSGDYDAAWGNVTRADPDILRSSFSTELANFYRVPVGPLDTPLTQQAATTDTTKRGQLVEQAQQLLVRNAYYAPVVELQTQIGVAKKVHNLNFDASSRIQLHDTWIG, encoded by the coding sequence GTGAGAGCACATCCGGACATCCGCCCCACCCGATGGGCGGCCCTGACCGCCCTCCTGACCACGAGCGTCCTGCTCACCGCCTGCGGGTCCGGCGGCAGCGGCGGCTCGGACGGCGGCAGCGGCCCGGCCAGGTCCGGTGGCACCCTGACCTTCGCGGTGGGTTCCGACGCCGGCTGCGTGGATCCGCAGCAGGTGGCCAGCAACGACACCATCTACTCGGTACGTCAGGTCGTGGACTCCCTCACCGACCAGGACCCCGCTACCGGCAAGATCGTGCCCTGGCTGGCGAAGAGCTGGGACATCAGCGCCGACGCGACGACGTTCACCTTCCACCTCAGGTCGGGTGTCACCTTCAGCGACGGATCGAAGCTGACCGCTCAGGTGGTCAAGGACAACTTCGACGCGGTGCCGAAGCTCGGCGCGCTCGGGACCCTCGCCGAGGGCTATCTGAGCGGCGTCAAGAACACCACCGTGGTCGACCCGCTCACCGTCAAGGTGACCTTCCAGCAGCCCAACGCCCAGTTCCTGCAAGCCACTTCGACGCACTCGCTGGGCATCGAGTCCTCGGCGAGCGTGAGGAGGACCCCGCAGCAGAAGTGCAGTCAGGGAGTGGTCGGCTCCGGGCCCTTCGTGCTCAAGCAGTACGTGCAGAACCAGTCGATCACGCTCGCCAAGCGCACCGGGTATGCCTGGGGTTCCTCGCTGTGGCACAAGAGCGGCGAGGCCTACCTGGACAAGGTGGTCTTCAAGGTCGTGCCCGAGGCAGGGGTGCGGGCCGGCAGTCTCCAGTCCGGGCAGGTGGACGCGATCAGCAGCGTCGGCAAGGCCAACGAGCCTGCCCTCAAGGGCGGTCAGGTCACCCTCCAGCGACGGGCCAACCCCGGCGTGGTGTTCGGCCTGGCCTTCAACAACTCGCGGCCGGCCCTCAAGGACGCGCGGGTGCGCCAGGCCATCGGGTTCGCCATCGACCGCAAGCAGATCGCCGACACCGTGTTCCCGACCGGGACCCAGCCCGCGACCAGCGTCCTGGCGCACACCACACCCGACTACGCGAACCTCTCCGCGGACCTGACGACCGACGCGGCCAAGGCGAAGTCCCTGCTGGACGCGGCCGGTTGGAAGACCGGCGGCGACGGCATCCGCACGAAGGGCGGGAAGAAGCTGAGCCTGACGGTCGACTGGATCCCCAACTCGGCCACCAACCAGCCCGCGTTGGAGCTGATCCAGCAGCAACTCAAGGCCGTCGGAGTCAGCCTGACGCTCAAGCAGCTCCAGGTCACCCAGCTCGCCCCGACGCTTCAGTCGGGTGACTACGACGCCGCGTGGGGCAACGTGACCCGGGCCGACCCGGACATCCTGCGCAGCTCCTTCTCCACCGAGCTGGCCAACTTCTACCGCGTCCCGGTGGGCCCGCTGGACACCCCGCTGACCCAGCAGGCGGCGACCACGGACACCACGAAGCGCGGCCAACTGGTCGAGCAGGCACAGCAGTTGCTCGTGCGGAACGCCTACTACGCTCCGGTGGTCGAGCTCCAGACCCAGATCGGCGTGGCGAAGAAGGTCCACAACCTGAACTTCGACGCCTCCAGCCGGATCCAGCTCCACGACACCTGGATCGGCTGA
- a CDS encoding TetR/AcrR family transcriptional regulator, translated as MASAAATASRTSPRGRVDKRQAILDAAFEVFAERGYVQALVQEIAERAGVAKPTVYSHFTDKESLFRATLTATAQAVMDTNIAVLDRMRGPGDDLRATLNDVAYQLVRSCCDRRSRSLRWLTYAQVARFPDLIEVVQGCTSVRIAEAMADRLARLTVSGRLRPCDPAVAAEQLLALVTGPLETRSRLGTRKVTTAEMRALAQSAVDTFLRAYAAD; from the coding sequence ATGGCATCAGCAGCGGCAACGGCATCACGCACGTCCCCGCGCGGGCGCGTGGACAAGCGCCAGGCGATCCTCGACGCGGCCTTCGAGGTCTTCGCCGAGCGCGGCTACGTACAGGCCCTCGTGCAGGAGATCGCCGAGCGGGCGGGTGTCGCCAAGCCGACGGTCTACAGCCATTTCACGGACAAGGAGAGCCTGTTCCGGGCGACCCTCACGGCGACCGCACAGGCCGTGATGGACACCAACATCGCCGTACTCGACCGCATGCGCGGCCCCGGGGACGATCTGCGCGCGACGCTGAACGACGTCGCCTACCAGCTCGTCCGTTCCTGTTGCGACCGACGCTCCCGCTCCCTGCGCTGGCTTACCTACGCGCAGGTGGCGCGCTTCCCCGATCTCATCGAGGTGGTGCAGGGATGCACGTCGGTGCGGATCGCCGAGGCCATGGCCGACCGGCTCGCCCGCCTCACCGTGTCGGGGCGTCTGCGCCCCTGCGATCCGGCTGTCGCCGCCGAGCAACTGCTCGCCCTGGTCACCGGCCCGCTGGAGACACGCTCCCGGCTGGGCACCCGCAAGGTGACCACGGCCGAGATGCGCGCCCTGGCCCAGTCCGCGGTCGACACCTTCCTGCGGGCGTACGCCGCCGACTGA
- a CDS encoding ABC transporter permease: MSQELIAGPTGAALGLPARPVEPEGGPGPGRRVDLRRVRRFLVRRPGLLLSVLIVVLVVLASFWPDLFTAKDPLRGVPSENFRGPSGAHWFGTDELGRDVFSRVVHGAQLSLKATLLAVAVAFVLGSLIGLVAGFVGRWVDDVLMRFVDVLLSIPALFLSLALVTALGYGTVKVAVAVGIASVASFARVTRAEVLRVRQAVFVEASRSCGSRWYSVLGRHVLPNAAGPVIVLATLDLGSSILAVSALSFLGYGAPPPAPEWGTLISDGRNYLANAWWLTALPGLAIAATVLATNRIARALDGEWSRQR; the protein is encoded by the coding sequence ATGAGCCAGGAACTGATCGCCGGCCCCACCGGCGCCGCGCTCGGCCTCCCGGCCCGGCCGGTCGAACCGGAAGGCGGCCCCGGACCGGGGCGCCGCGTCGACCTGCGGCGCGTCCGCAGGTTCCTGGTGCGCCGCCCGGGCCTGCTGCTGTCCGTCCTGATCGTCGTCCTCGTGGTGCTGGCCTCCTTCTGGCCGGACCTGTTCACCGCGAAGGATCCGCTGCGGGGCGTGCCGTCGGAGAACTTCCGCGGCCCCAGCGGCGCGCACTGGTTCGGCACCGACGAACTGGGACGCGACGTGTTCTCCCGGGTGGTCCACGGCGCCCAACTCTCCCTGAAAGCAACGCTGCTCGCGGTCGCGGTCGCCTTCGTGCTGGGCAGTCTGATCGGTCTGGTCGCCGGTTTCGTCGGCCGCTGGGTCGACGACGTGCTGATGCGCTTCGTCGACGTGCTGCTGTCGATCCCGGCACTGTTCCTGTCCCTCGCCCTGGTCACCGCGCTGGGATACGGCACGGTGAAGGTGGCGGTCGCGGTCGGGATCGCCAGCGTGGCGAGCTTCGCGCGGGTGACCCGCGCGGAGGTGCTGCGGGTGCGGCAGGCGGTCTTCGTCGAGGCCTCGCGCTCGTGCGGGTCCCGCTGGTACTCGGTGCTGGGCCGGCACGTCCTGCCCAACGCGGCGGGCCCGGTGATCGTCCTGGCCACCCTCGACCTCGGCTCCTCGATCCTCGCCGTCTCGGCCCTGAGCTTCCTCGGCTACGGCGCCCCGCCGCCGGCACCGGAGTGGGGCACGCTGATCTCGGACGGCCGCAACTACCTCGCCAACGCCTGGTGGTTGACCGCACTGCCCGGTCTGGCGATCGCCGCGACCGTGCTGGCCACCAACCGCATCGCACGCGCCCTGGACGGCGAATGGTCCCGGCAGCGATGA